CAGGAATTCCGCCAACTTGGTCTGAGCCCCGAACGGGTCGCCATCGACAGTCCGGCAGCGGTCAATCACCCCGGGCATGCTTCCACCCCCTGGGAAGCTGCGGGGCGCTATAACCTGGTGGCAACGCGTCAACCGGTCTCTACCGCGACGGGAGTGGTCGGCCGCAGCGCCCTGTTCAACGGCCATCTCGACGTGGTCAGCCCCGAACCGCTCGCCCTCTGGAATCGCGACCCATTTTCACCGCTGGTGCAGGACGGCTGGCTCTATGGGCGCGGCGCCGGCGATATGAAGGGCGGTGTCGCCGCCATGACCTACGCCGTGCAGGCTATCAACGCTGCCGGGTTCGCCTTGTGCGGCCCGGTGACCCTGGAAACTGTGATTGAGGAAGAATGTTCGGGCAACGGTGCGCTGGCCTGTCGCGCCGCCGGCCATGACGCTGACGCGGTCTTGATCCCGGAACCTTTCGGTCCGACCATCCTCACCGCGCAACTGGGGGTGCTCTGGTTCAAGGTCGAGGTTGCCGGCGCGCCCAGTCATGTGCTGAACACCAGCGCCGGCGCCAATGCGATTGAAAAATGCTGGCCGCTGATCACCGCGCTCCGTGGATTGGAAAAGGAATTAAACGAACAGGATGTGCCCTCTGCCTATCGGGGTATCGCTCACCCGATCAACCTGAATATCGGCATGGTACGCGGCGGCGATTGGCCCTCTACAGTGCCCGCTGCCGCAGAATTTCATGCGCGGCTCGCTTTCTTCCCCGGCGTCGAGTATGAATCTGTCTGCAGGCGCATCGCTGCTGTCATCGAAGCCGCCGCAAAAAGTGACGCCTGGCTCGCGGCCAACCCGCCGAGCGTCTCCTTTTATGGTTTCCGCTCGCAGGGGCACGCGCTGAGTCGCGATCTGCCCGCCCTGCAGACTCTGAACGGTTGCCATCACAGCCTGCAAGGCAGCGAGGCTGCCAGCTATATCGCCTGCTGTACCACCGATCTGCGCGCCTTCGTTCATTACGGGCAGGGGCAGGCGACCTGTTACGGGCCGGTCGCCGAAGCAATCCATGCCGCTAATGAGCGGGTGCTGGTCTCTAGCCTGGTCGATACCACCAAGACCTATGCGTTG
Above is a genomic segment from Geopsychrobacter electrodiphilus DSM 16401 containing:
- a CDS encoding ArgE/DapE family deacylase, whose product is MPMTAQEQRIVSVAEELSEQMLDFACRLLAQPSTLGNEIGALEVVEQEFRQLGLSPERVAIDSPAAVNHPGHASTPWEAAGRYNLVATRQPVSTATGVVGRSALFNGHLDVVSPEPLALWNRDPFSPLVQDGWLYGRGAGDMKGGVAAMTYAVQAINAAGFALCGPVTLETVIEEECSGNGALACRAAGHDADAVLIPEPFGPTILTAQLGVLWFKVEVAGAPSHVLNTSAGANAIEKCWPLITALRGLEKELNEQDVPSAYRGIAHPINLNIGMVRGGDWPSTVPAAAEFHARLAFFPGVEYESVCRRIAAVIEAAAKSDAWLAANPPSVSFYGFRSQGHALSRDLPALQTLNGCHHSLQGSEAASYIACCTTDLRAFVHYGQGQATCYGPVAEAIHAANERVLVSSLVDTTKTYALFLARWCGLSE